Genomic window (Eubalaena glacialis isolate mEubGla1 chromosome 6, mEubGla1.1.hap2.+ XY, whole genome shotgun sequence):
AGGAGAAGATGCTCAGTGTCTGCTTATTGCTAGTGATGAATTCAGCTGTAAAGATTAGAATGTGACCTATTTAAAGTTTATAAGGGGTTTATTCCCTAAGGCAGGGTAGGGAGCAGCAAAAACAGCTgtggggtttggttttgttttttttagcatTGGACATAGCATCTTAGAAAAATgacatgggggacttccctggcggtccagtggttaggacttggcgctttcactgctgtggtcctgggttcagtccctggttggggaactaagaccctgcaagctGCCTGGCAcggccaaacaaaaaaaaaagaagaaaagaaaaatgacgtGGCCCTTCCCTCATTTGGTGTCTTCATGTCTCAACAGGGGGCGAGGGGATCCAAGTGGGGGAACCCAGATGGCATACCTGCCACCCTGGGCTCGAGGGGGATGAAGCTAACTTCTGGTTTCacccaaaaagttcattcaggtttccTTATCCTTGACAAAACAACAGCATAGTACTCTGGCCAAGTGTCTACTTGTGAGCTGATTCTCCATCTGGTATCTGGGAATTAACGTGGTCATTCTTACGAAGGTTGGGTATAGAAATCTAATTCCTTTTGGCGTGGTCTTGTCTCATGATAGATGTGATTTATCCATCAGGAATGTCATCCCGAGTGCAGGGAGAAAAAGGTTTTGTTTCCACCCTATTAAGGCAGCGTTGGAGGGAGAGACTGTCAGAAAACTCATCTAGGGCAAGCGGCCGCTCCAGGACCCACTTTAGTTCCCCTTCTTCCCGGGCCTGTCATGAGGACCTGACCCACCGGGTCATGAAGAGATGTGCACATGGACTTGAGGAAGGGGTCTGGGGAAAGTCCAGCGGGCTTTGAGAAGAGGGTGAGGCCCTTCTCAATTTAACCTCCACTGGCTGGAACCAAACTGACCAGCAGTCTCCCGAGTTAGTTAAGTAGCTCTTGGATCtgatttcctttcccacaaaAAGTATGTCCAAAGCCCACCCTGAGGGGAAGGTAAAAGGTGAAGAAGGCGAGGTCATACTTCTAGCAACGTGAGGGGTCTCCAGCCCTCTTCTGCCCTGGGCTGGTCACTCCAGCAGCAAGAGCAGGGAACCACAGGGCAGCCTTCCCACAGGCTGCCTGCTGGTCACAATTTGAGCCAGGAAGAAGCGGACGGGGACAACGGAGGGGAATTATACTATCTGCAAAATTGTCTGTAGGGGAAAACTAGTCTGGAGATAACATGTATTCCTTATCCTACCCCTAAGCAattctaaattcttttaaaaaattctttaaattcacGGAAAAGGCCAGATTTTCTAGGGCTGGCTTCACAATTTCGTTTGAGACATTTATAGTAAGAGCACTTGAGTTCTCATGTTTTTAAGCGTTGGAACAGGGGCAGGAATGCAGTTCATTCCTGGTTCGGGATGTGCCCCTGATTTTATGCACGGCAGTGCTGAGGATGAATAGGCACTGAGACTTTGAAGTCTTCAATATTTAACTCCTCTCGAGCAAAAGTAGTTGAAATAAGAATGCAGTTTAAGTCTTGGAAACCTGAGCGGGTGAATGCTCTTAGAGGTTTGCACCCACAGAGGTTGAGGAGGCCCGATGTGTCACTCTGATTCTTTCTGTCCCCGCAGTACGCCACCACGGGCTGTTCCCTGACCCTGCACCACACGGAAAAGCCGGAGCACGAAGACATCTGTGAATACCGCCCCTACTCTTGCCCTTGTCCCGGTGCTTCCTGCAAGTGGCAGGGGTCCCTGGAAGCCGTGATGTCCCATCTCATGCACGCCCACAAGAGCATCACCACCCTTCAGGGAGAAGACATCGTCTTCCTGGCCACAGACATTAACCTGCCGGGGGCCGTGGACTGGGTAATGATGCAGTCGTGTTTCGGCCATCACTTCATGCTGGTGCTGGAGAAGCAAGAGAAGTACGAGGGCCACCAGCAGTTCTTCGCCATCGTTCTGCTCATCGGCACCCGCAAGCAGGCGGAGAACTTCGCCTACAGACTGGAATTGAACGGGAACCGGAGGAGACTGACCTGGGAGGCCACGCCCCGGTCCATCCACGACGGCGTGTCCTCGGCCATCATGAACAGCGACTGCCTGGTGTTCGACACAGCCATAGCGCATCTCTTTGCAGATAATGGGAACCTTGGAATCAATGTGACTATTTCTACGTGTTGTCCGTGATGCACCGAAATGATTTGGGCATAGCGCTCTATGGTTAATAAAggtttttatagatgttttattcACTATGTCTTCACAAGTCAAGACCCACAGTTACCCCGTGTTCTGTGTGAACGGCAGCTTCCCATCTGGCCTTGGCTCAACAAAGTTCATTAAACTGGGACGGAGGAGGTTGGCCTGTTAGTCATTTGGAGGCCACTCTGTGACCTAAAATCAACtttattattcaattttattCACTTCCTGAACAGCACCTGACAGGTTGTTCGGGCTCCTCTAGACCAGTACGTTAGGAATCAGAGGCTctttcctgcctgcctccctATATTGGTCCCTGCAAGTTGACAAAAGCACAGTGACCGTCAGCAGATTCCTTAAGTTGACTTTTATCTTGTGTCTAAGGGGGTAGGAATTGTTTTAATGCAACTTAAACAGCGTTTCTCAAACCAGATGGCTAACCAATGTGCATAGACTCACCTGGAGTGCTCACCTGAAACAGGCAGTCTGGGGAGCCTGCGAATTTAACAATCCCATCAGGGGATTCTTTCCAACAGTGAAGTTTGAGAATTAATGGGTTAAATTGTGGGAAAG
Coding sequences:
- the SIAH2 gene encoding E3 ubiquitin-protein ligase SIAH2; the protein is MSRPSSTGPSANKPCSKQPPPQPQHAQSPTAPPAAATISAAGPGSSAVPAAAAVISGPGGGGAGPVSPQHHELTSLFECPVCFDYVLPPILQCQAGHLVCNQCRQKLSCCPTCRGALTPSIRNLAMEKVASAVLFPCKYATTGCSLTLHHTEKPEHEDICEYRPYSCPCPGASCKWQGSLEAVMSHLMHAHKSITTLQGEDIVFLATDINLPGAVDWVMMQSCFGHHFMLVLEKQEKYEGHQQFFAIVLLIGTRKQAENFAYRLELNGNRRRLTWEATPRSIHDGVSSAIMNSDCLVFDTAIAHLFADNGNLGINVTISTCCP